GGTAGCACTTGGTGTGTATGGGCTTGCTGAACCCTGTGAGGCAcactttacagatgcagaaactgaggcacagaggaagaGATCTCTTGTCCTTGGTCACACGGCAAGGATGTGGGAGAGCTGAGCTTTCAACCTGGCaggctggggaattccctggcggtccaggggttaggacgtggactttcactgccatgggcccgggttcaatccatggtcggggaactaaattCCCACAAGCCGCTTgtggcagccaaaaaaaaaaagagcaaaacaaaacaaaaacaaacctggcAGGCTGGCCCCAGGCTTACTGTCTTTTCAAATGATTATGTCTGTGATATTAATGAGGTGCAAGGCCAGGCCTTTCAGACATCAGATGCCTCCCCTTGGGGGTTGCCTGATCATAAATCTTCAATTGGGGGCTGTCTGGTACAGCATACAGACAGACCCTCGGTGCTAACACCTTGTCTACTCCCCAGCCTGGCCTGCAGCACCCGCTCTCAGGGTCCCCCGCCAGGCCCTGCCAGAGGCCCAGAGGCCAACGCAGGAGGCAGCGAGGCTCTGGGTGAGTCCTGGAGACTTGAGAGCTATAAATACTTGGGggtttcatttcttccttgtcTTTCTCCCCATCCCGCTTCCCTATTTAGACCCATCCAGGAGGAGTCTCAGCATCCCCCTCCACTCAGGCTGAGTCACCCACACCCCCGGCTTCTTCCTCTGCTGAGCTTTGCCATCTGTCTCCCTTCTTGGCTTTCCCTCTGTCTTAGATCTGGCAACACCGGGGCTGGCCCGGAGCTGGGTGGGGCCTTCACGGagaccccacccacccccaaaatgCCCACCCCACACAGGCCTCCTGAGCTCGGACTCTTGGCCTCTGACCCTTGCCCTTTGGCCTCTTCCCTTTCAGGGCCCCGACGCTGTGCTTCCTGTAGGACCCAGAGGACCCCACTCTGGAGAGATGCCGAAGATGGGACCCCCCTCTGCAATGCCTGTGGTATCAGGTCCTCAAAATGGAGGAGGGATTTGGGGTGGGGTCCTCACATCAGTCCATGCTTAGCCAGTGTGGGGTTTTGGGAAGAGAAAACACCCACCCCTTGGGGAACGTGGCTCACTCGTGGTGATTTCTGGGCCCCTGCTGCCTGCTGAATGTTGGTTTCTTGCACCCCCATCCCAGGTACAAGAAATATGGCACCCGGTGCTCCAGCTGCTGGCTGGTGCCCAGGAAAAGTGTCCAGCCCAAGAGGTTGTGTGGCAGATGTGGGGTGTCGCTGGGTCCCCACCCAGTCCCAACTCAGGAAGGGTAAGCCCTTCCTCACCCAGCCGAGCCTgtcctgcctcagtttctccagggGAAGAATGGGCTGAAGGCCTCCTAGGGGAAAGAGCTTGAGTCTTGAGGGGCCCAGCCTGCCtcctctctgccccctccccattcAGAGACCCCAGGTGGAAGACCCAGGCCTCAGGCCCCAGAGCTCCTGGCTCAGGGGGTCACTGGCCCCCTCCTTGGCCCCTGCTTCAGCCAGGCTTGGCTGAGCACCTCACCCCCTCCGGAAATGCTCATGGCTGTGAAACTCATACTGTGAATAGCAGTGAAAATAAAGAGCAGAACTACTCAGATAAGGGGCCCTGTGACTTCCAGATCCCACCTTGCGCGCCGTCACCCgcctctccccgccccgccccggcccagGAATGTGGGGGAGGAGTTTTCTCAGTGGGGTTCTGAGGGACACACACAGTCATGTAGACAGGCACCACCTGGGAATTAGCCACATTCATTACAGCACCCCATACAGGGCGACAGCCACCACATGCAGAGACAGACCACACGTTCAGAAAGATACACACAGTGGGCCTTCCccgggggtccagtggttaagactccgtgctcccactgcagggggcacaggttcaatccctggccagggaactaagatcccacatgcctcgcggcacGGCCAGAGACGCATCAGCAGACACATATGTGCTGACAATCACGAGACACACAGACCACACGCAAGACAGCAAGACATTGACAGACGCACATCCACCGATAGACACACGAGTTGATATACACACAggacacatacacatgcacgATACAGACACACATGCAAGACACATAGGTGGCACAAGTTGGCCCACGGTGATACACACACAAGTGGGCCCTTCATCTGGCAGCTCCACCCTTGCCTACAGAATGTCCCCGTCCTGCATCCTTCCACACACCAGTCCCTACTGTGTCCCCCCTCTAACCCCACCAAAGTGTGTCCCCAACCTGAAGCCAAAAGCCACATGGGAGACGCTGAGCTCTACCCCTGTTGCTGGGACACAGAGGCTACCACTACTCactggggggggggaggggggcatcAAGGATGGGTGAGATGCAGAGTGGGCAGGGGTGGTCCCTGCTGTGAGGGGTGAGTGAGGCCTGCAGGTCCACTGGCCCTGGGAAGGCGAGCCCCTCTGAGACCCCCTTTGACTCTCCTGAGTGAGCCTGTGGGGAAGGCTTGGGTCCAGATTCCTCAGCCCTTGGATCCCTGACTCATTCAGTTCCCCCCCTTGCTTGGCCTCAGAACACCCTCCCCCAGGTCTCCTGTAGCTGCTGCCTTCGCATCACTGGAGTGGGGATGGGCTCTGCCCCAACACCACATCTTCAGAGACCCCTTCCTTGACCACCCAGCCTAAAATGGAcaccccccctcccaccccacgtcAGGCTCTAGTTCAGCTCTTTGCTCATCTCTCTCTTAGAACCTACCAGAAGTTTCACCTCTGTACTGGTCCAGGGTTATTTCATTCACATTCATATCCCCTACTGGACCATGACTTCAGAGGTCCAAGGTCACCACCTCTCTGTTCTTGACCGTGATACGCCCTGTCCCCCCCACACCACCACAAGTGCCCAGCATGGAGAAGCTCTTTGGGGAGAGACACAGCACACGAGGATCTCAGACTGTGTGTCTACAAACCCCTGGCTGTTTTTATTGACGtggtcaacatttattgagcaactactatgtgccaggtcccAGTGAGGCACTCAGTTATGAATAGAACGAAGATCCCTAGCAAAGCCAATATTCGAGAGTGACAGTAAACAGATATTCAATAAGTATCTAATAGAATGTCAAGTAGTGATCATGCTACAGAGAAAATAAAGTATGTAAGGAGGTGAGGAGTTGGGCTGCTACCGTGTTCTCAGGGAAAGCCTCTCTGAGCAGGTGTGACCTTTGTGTAGAGACCTGACAATAAGGAACtagctgggaattccctggcggtccaggggttaggaatccgcgcttccactgctgggggcacgggttccgatccctggtcagggaactaagatcccacatgctggcagtgcggccagaaaaaaaaaaaaggaactagcTATGGGACTATTTGAAGTGAGGACACCTGGGGCAGAGGTAACGGCAagagcaaaggccctgtggcaggcgGGACTTTGGGATTCACGGAACCTCAAGGATGCGGTGGGCAAGGAGAGAGGTGATGGGGGCTGGACAGCAGGGGCTGCACCACGTTTGGGCCTTGTGGCCTTTTGTACCTGGCACCCGGCACTGGCTTAGCCTCTAGTGCCCCAGTTTCCTGCTCTCACTTTTGCTCCCGAAATGTTTGTGGGGGGCAGCCGGTGGAGCTGGAGCAGTCCAGGCCCGCTTCCTTCTGGCAGCTCTGTGTTCCTGCTTTTGAGGGAGGAGGAAACTGGGGGTGGAGGAGGCCCAGCTGTTCTCTCCTTCTGCTgtggggggtgagggggatgactggtggtgggcagggggcggggaTGCGGCTGATACcctatgtgtctcttctgaatcgTGATGGGCTAAGTCGAAAGGCAGCTTGCGGGTAAACTGAGGCCCCGCGGATGGACACAGGATGGAGGAGGCCttgagggtggggcaggggtgcaCCCTGTAATAGGAAGGGCAACGCAGCGGCTGACATTCGGAGCTGCAGCTTTGTTTACCCATCCCTGCAAGGCCTCAGGGCTGGGGCGATGCCCAGACCCCTGGGAAAGGGCCTCCACCCATCCAGGGAAGGCAGCCTCAGCTCCTCCTGGAAGCAGGCCTGGGGGAAGCACCCAGCTCCCACCCCCAACATTAGCCGGATTAGAGGGCAGCGCTGGGCGGAAGAGATAAGCAttagagagggaggaaggagccaggtccccacccccgcccaaggGTCCAGGGAGAGCACAAAACAGGTCACGGAGAGCGCCAACTCCCGGTCACATCGCGAAATGGCGGCCTGGAccgtgcctgacacatagtaggccctcaaaaGCAAAAAGGgttttttgaataaataaccCACAGGGTTGGGATACGAGCCCTGCGTTGCTTCTGCATCGCAGACGGAAACAGATGGAGCCGAAGTCCTTTATAAAAACTTTATTGGGTAAGGGGGGTAGAAAATGGGGGGTGACGCCCCTGGACttgaacagaataaaataaataaataaataaataaatgaataaataaataaaacaataaataagccCCCGTGTGAGTCTGGGGGGCGTCCCCCGGCCCGCGGGGAGAGGGGAGCGGGCTCACGCTGACGTCAGCTGGATGGCAAAGACCTCGCCCCCCGCCGGCGCCTCTGCGGTGCCCGAAGCTTCAGTTGCACCTTcggcgcccccgcccccaccgGCGCCGGCACCCGCGCCGTTGAGACACACGGCCTCACCCGAGCTCTCGGCCTCCTGCACATTATATTCGCCCTTCTTGCAGGCGGTGGACTGCACGTAGAAGGCCAGGCCGGCCCCCGCGGCCAGCAGCGCCGCGCCCCCAGCCGCGCCGCTCACAGCGACCCATAGCCACGGACCTGCGGGGTGCAGACGCTCAAAGAAGGTGGTCGAGCTCCCCCCACCCGTCCAACACGCCAAGCCCGGGCCActtctgcccctccccacaggcaTGAGGTCAGTTCTCACGCGCCTGGCAGGGAGCCCCAGGGAACCCAGCCTTGGAGGAAAGGAGAGACCCCAGTAAGGCCACCCCCAGCTCGGGTGAGACCCTAGACCCATTTTATGGGCCACCCCATCACAGGGAGGATTTAAGCCCCTAGCCCCACAGATACCCAGGAAGTCAAGCAACTCTCCCCACCCTCAAAAGGATGGTGGGGCAGGGGGAACCCAGTCATTCATCCACCCCAGAAAGACCCCGGCCCCAGAGATACGCGAAGCGGCAGCAGGATCCTGCTGGGCCCCCACCACTATCCTCTGCCTCTGTCCCTCTCCAGACCCCCTTCTCCACAGCCGCACGCTGGAAGGTGAATTGGATCAAGCCTTCACCACGCAGAACCCACCCCAAGTTAAGTTCCTCCTCACAGCAGTCACAGCCCCGAAGGTTCCCTTCCCTTGGGCTCCAGTCAGCTCCCTCTCCTTCCACTTGCCACCCCCACTGCGCCATCaaagccccacccaccagggcgCCCCTAATTTCCACCCAGGCTCACTTCTGTCTCATCTGTGGGGActgagagggaggcagggacGGGTTCAAGAGTCCCAAGGCGCAGGTCGCAGCCCCCTGTAGATGCCTCGCCCAggcacccccccccccagctgCTACTTACCAGCCACGCGCACGGTGATGCGCCGGGTGTGGCGCCCATGCGCGTTGGTGGCTGCGCACTCGTACTCGCCGCCGTGGCTGCCCATAGCGCCCGCCACGCTCAGCGTGCTGTTGTTGCTTGACAGGCCGATATTGAGCGCCCCCGGGGGCGCACGCCAGCTGATCTGGGCTGGGGGCCAAGCCTCGGCTCGGCAGGTCAGCGTGAAGTTCCCGCCTGGCCGCACGCCTCCTGGAGGCGAGGCAGCCAGCTCGGCCACGACGGGGCGGTCTACAGGGGACAGGAGGTTGAAGGGGCCAGCCGCTGACCGAGCGCCCCCTTCTGAGACCGCCCCTCCTGAGATGAGCAGGCGAAGATCCTGCCTCGCTTCAGGGCCCCCTCCCACTACAACTGGACTGCTGTCGGGACTAAAATCCTGAGCCCTGCTTCACTGAATGGAAGGAGGTGGGGACCCACGCCAGGGCCCTTCAGACCCAGAACTtgagggggcgggggcgggctcGGGCTCTTGTTCCCTAGAGTTTTCATTACCCTTAACATTTCACGTTAAGGCCAGGATTCCTTGTCCCCAGAAATGGGACTGGGGAGGTGCCCTTGAACTCCCCCGGGGAATCCCACCTCTTTTAGTCACTGTTCTAGAGACCGGATGCCCTCTATCTGGTGCTGCCCGCAACTCACATTCCACGCCCACGGTGACGATCCGAGCGTCAGTGCCGTGCGCGTTGGTGGCCAGGCAGCGGTAGATGCCTGCATCCTGTCGGGACACGCGCAGCCGCTGCGGCCGGGGCGCGCCCTCCCGGGAGCAATGCACTTGTGGGGAGGGGCGACCCCGGGCGGAGCAGGCCAGCGCAGCAGCGTCGGCACCTTCCAGCCACGTCTGGTGACTTGGGCAGGTAGATTCATCCATTTGCGGTGGCGCTGCAAAACAGccatggggtgggggcgggggggctcGTTGTTCAGGGAGAAGCCGGGACCTGGAACACCCCCTACTCCCCGCCCGCCTGGGCCTCGCTCACACTCAGCGCTCACGGTGACCATCTTGACCATGGAACCGTGCTGATTGGTGGCGTTGCAGATGTAGGTTCCGGGTGCCAGTTCTCTAGGGATTTGAGGGGCTCTGGGACCAGGGTCTGGGGGTGCCAGCGGCAGCAGCACCCCCTCACTGGTGCCTCCGGAGCCAACGCACTCCACGCTTGGCTCTGGCTTCCCATCCACCTCACAGGAAAACAGTCGCCCAGATCCTTCCACCCATGTCCAATTGCTAGGGCAGCTCACCTCCTCAAAACTGGGGCCATCTGGGGGGCAGAGGGACTGGAAGTCAGGACAGGGTTATTCTGACGTACCCCATCTTGCCCTGTGTTGTCCCCACTCACATTCCACTGTGACGGCTACATTTTTGGCTGCAGACCCTCGAGCATTAGTGGCTTCGCAGCGGTAGGTGCCCGCGTGCTCCCGGACCACACGCAGTAGGCCCTCGACGACCCTGGCTTCCCCAGAGCGCACACAGTTCACGTTGGGTGGCGGGACCCCATGGGCCACACAGCTCAGGGAGGCCTCTGTTCCTTCCAGCCAGGTAATTCGTTCAGGGCAGCCCACACTGTCCAGCGCTGGTGCGTCTAGAGAGGAGAGCGTTGTTGAGTTTTGGGGTTTAGGGACTGGTCTAATATCCCTAGACCCTTTTCCCATCCCAGGCGGGTAGGCTACGCTCTGCAAAGGGACACCAAAGCAAAGGAGTTTCTCTCCAGTCAAGCCGTGCACTGTTTTGGGACTTCCTGAGCCCTGAAGTGTGCTTTTTTCCTGATTCCTACAAAGTGCCCACAGGACCCTCCCCAGTCTTTAGCTTAAAAATTGTTAGCCAGTTTGGAGCACCGACGTTTCCAAGACTCAGCTCAAAcgccaggccccaggcccctgtGGACATGTCCACCCCTTCCCCTCCATCCTTCTCTAAGATCTTCCCCCAATCCGGCTCACCAGCCTCTTGCCTTTCTCAAAATCCTGCTCAAAGGCACGCCTCAGACCCTGTTTCCACCTTCCTCTGTAGTCAGGCCACCCCTTGACCCTGAGAACCAGGCAGAGGTGCGCCCTATGCACCTCCACTCACACTCCACCGTCAGAGTCACGTCCTTGACCGCCTGGCCCTGGACGTTGGTCGCGGTGCAGTGGTAAGTTCCAGCGAGCGCGCGAGTGACCGGACCCAGCAGGCCCAGGGCCAGCACCGCCCCGCCGTCGGGCCGCACACAGTGCACCGAGGGCTCTGGGTTTCCACGGGCCTCGCAGCGCAGCGTCTGCTCTGGTCCCTCCGGCCACGTCCAGCTCCTGGGACAGTCCGAATCATCCAGCCGGGGGGCGTCTGCGGGCAGGGGCATGGGATACAAGAGGCTAGACGTGGACCGTGGGGAAATCCTCCACTTCCATGACACGGCCAGAGACCAGGCAGGCGGAGGTAGGCGAGAGGTTAAAGGCCAACTCACATAGGACGCGCAGCTCGGCGCTCTCGTTCTTGCTCAGGGTCTCCCCGTCAACTTCGAGGGTGGCATCGCAGAAGAAGCCACGCCTGTCGTCGTTCTCGGTGGCGTTTAGCTGGAGCTGGGCAGGCTGCCCCGGGACCGCGGCTGGAATTCCGTCTAGTGTGACTAGGGCTCGGGCCCCGGCTGCGCAGGTTACTGTCACCATCTTCCCCTCGGGGGCGTTGGGCTCGCTCAGGGTCAGGAGGGGTTCCGGGAAGCCTGGGGGCGGGGCATTGGCCGGGAGACCACTGACCATGCCCCTCCTGCGGTTCAAGGCTGCCCCTTATCAGCCCGAACCTTCCCCACTTCAGCCAAACCGTGGGGACCGTGCCCTGCCCCTCGGGCTGTTCAGGCTCCTCTCCCTTCTCGCCCCGCCCCCTTGAGGTGGTCAGGCCACATCTCTAGGGATCCTCGTCGGGTTTGCGAGCTTCCCCTTTGGGCAGCTCAGACTCCGCCTCTCCAGCTACTACTGAGTCTTCCATCTGCCCCGCCCCTTCGGGACTCTCGGGCCACGCCTATTCCGATACCAGGGGCCCCACCCACTATTTGCCCCGCCTTCACCTTCCTCTGGCTCCACCCCCGAGCCGCCGAGGCCCCACTTCACTCGCTCTTACTGTAGACAGTTACGTTCTCTTGGGTCTCTCGACTCTCGCCCCCTAGGGTCACGTTGCAGACCAGCTGCCTGGCGCCCTCCTGCTCTGCGCTAGCTGTAGCTGTGGCAGTGGCCATGAGAGCGTCCCCCTCGAGGGTCACATCGGGACTCAGCCTCTGGTCCCCCAGCGCCAGGTAGACCTCAGCCTCCGAGGCTGGAAACAGCCCGTCCATGGCGCAGCTTACAGGTCCTTCTGAGCCCACTTCCAAGAGCCGGGGGGCAGCGAGGCGAGGGGGTTCCGGAGGCAGAGCTGGGAGTAGAAGAACAGAGCTTGAACTTATGTATTGACGCTCAatatgttctaagcactttacaggcACTCTATTATGGTATTATCCTCAAGGCACAGAGGGGAAAATAACTTTCAGCTGGTGAGTGTTAGAGTAAGAATTAGAATTCAGATTTCTCTGCCTCCAAACTTCTTAAACATCGGCCCGGCCCCCCTTGGTCCCCTTCTCACACCCACTCACCGAAGGTTCGGAGCTCTCTGGGGGCTGAGCTGTTTTCAAACAGCCCCAGGCCATGCGGCCGAAGGTCCAGCTCCGCACGGCACGAGAAATTGGCCCCATGGTCCTCCCTCCGAGCCAGTACCGTGGCTGTGAGCACCGCACCCCGCGCTCGGGGAGGCTCCCCGGAGAAGCTGCGGCGGATCAGCTCCTGGGCGCCCCGCAACAGGGTCAATGTGAGACTCCCACGAGGCCCAGCGCCGGGGACCCTACAGCTCAGGGTGAAGTTCTCGCCCACTGGCTGCCAGGCAGGCAGCGGCACCAGTTCTACACGATCCGGCCGTTCTGCAACGGGGAACCACGGCTGTTGGAAATGCCAGGGCTCAGCACGACGTGGCTTGGAACCCAGGGGCCAAGAGGGGGAGGGCGTGCTGATCCAGAGGGTGGGGCCTGTAGGAGAGGACCCCGTGAcccagggggcggggcctggaagGGAGGGAAAGTAGCTTGGCCTCTGAGAACTCACGAAAAGTGCGAATGAGCCCACGCGCCTGCAGTGTGCGTCGCGCGCAGCGGAAGAAGCAGACGGGCTGGGTCTCCGGCTCTCGGATGTCCACCAACTGCCGCGCCAGCCAACGCAAACCCCTCTGGGTCCCATTCCGGCGCAGCGAGGTCTCCAGGCCACCGCGCTCGGGCCGTGGGCAGTTGGTGCTGCAATTCAGCCACAGCGATCCCCCGCGCTCCACGAGCGCCACGCGGGGCTGTAGGTCCGCCCAGAAAGGCTCTTGCGCGACCACTGTCCGGAGAAACGCGAGCTCAGCCTGGGAGCCACCTCCCTGGGATCTAAGAGCCCCTATGCAGACCCAGGATTCCCAGGGAATGAGCAGAGGCCACAGCCAGGAGTCCCAAGTCCTGCCCAGGTCTCAGGTTTACAAGCGCGCTCCCACGGTCCAGACCTCGAGGGTGTCTCTGGTACATTGCAACGGAGAGCCCTGCTCTCCAAGGTGCGGATGGAGTGACGGGGAagaatgggggggagggggagatgagAGGAAACATGGGGTTTTCAACGCACACAGCAATGCTGGGAAGAGGGGACCccgggtgggggaagggaagcgGACTGGTTCTCACGGTTCTCGGCAGGAGAGGGGGAGACTGGTTGAAGCGAGGGCAAAAGAGAGATGAGGCTGAGTCAAGCAAGGCTAAGGGAGGAATCCAAAGCCGGGTGAAGAGTACGGAAAGAGGACGCGGGGCTGGGCTCATGAAAGGAACCGCGGGAACAGCCGGTGGACTCTGTTGCCAGGGCTCCGGATGGAGCGGGAACAGCGCCTCGGAGTCACGGCAGTTGGTGAGATTGGGTCTTCGTGGATTTCGAGTGGTGAAGATGCCAGTCCGTGGACCATGGTGCATAGCAGAGCGTGAGGAGGTACCCCGGGAGGGGACAGAGGAGATAATGGAGTCTCCAGAGCTCGAGGCTGGGTGCAGAAGAGCACCCAGGATCTCGAAGAAGGTAGGGTAGAGACCTGAGTGAGCGAGGAGTCCGGAAGCTTGGTCTccagtgtgtgttgggggggaagAGGGATAGAGAAGAAGGCCCTGGGCTCAAGGTGGGGTCAGAAGCCTGGGAGCGAGGCGAGGGAGGAGCGGGGAGGGGCTTGTGGCCACTTCTCAGGTCCAGAAACTACGACCCCGCCCTGTCCACCCTGAGCCGGACCGGGTCTTACCTGAGAGACCGAAGAGTCCCAGGCCCAGGGCAGCCCAGAGGCCGAGCAGCGCCCGGTGCAGCCCTGGCGAGGGTCCTGGCATCGCCGCCGCGGGGGAAGCGCAGGAGGCGAGGGGAGCGCGAGCGCTGAGCTGGGCTAGAGGACTGCGCGGCGCGGCGGGTGGGGTGTGGAGGAGGCTGAGTTGCGCTTGGGGATTGGTTTAACGTTGGTAACTTGGTTTCCAAGGAGGGGGCGGCAGCAGAGGCGGCGCGGGGAGGACGGGAAGGCGAGCGTGCACCAGGCTACCGGCCTTGATGAAGGCGTGCTGGCAGGAGCGAGCGACCCCCAGGGTCTAAATGGAGGCCGGCCCCATTGCCCGGAGCCTTCTGGGGGCGGCTGCGCACTCCAGCGTCGTCCCCGGCGGAGACGCTGAGGTGGTGGGGATGCAGTGTTGCCCTTCTcaaacccccaccccaccccttgctCAGATGCTATGATAATGAGCTGGACTCCGAGCTCCGCCTCCACATTtagcccctcccaccagcccccccTTGGAGCGGAGATGGGTTGGGGTCTAGGAGAGATTTGAGACGCGCAGGCTGGGGATgagaaggctctaggggaggatgtGGGGATGCCTCCCTCACTGATCCTTCCCCTTTTAACCCCTGGGAACTGAGGGTTACAGCTACGCCTCTAGTCTTTCTCTGGCTCCGCCCCCGCACGCGACAGAAGGGGCGGGCACGAAAGTGACAGCCAGTTGGGAACACGTGTGCTTGCGCGCAGCGTTCTCGGGCGTCTAAATTAGGGTCGGCTCGGCTCTGGGTCTGTATTTACCCAGCGTGCAGCGGGCACGTGTCTACGCGACTTGTGTGAGCAGGAGCCGCCAAAGAGCACTTCTGAATCCGCTTTCTGCTCGGCGGGCGGGGCCCTGGACCACGCGGGCCTTGCCAGGCATCCACTGCAGGCCCCGATTCTGCGTCCACGCGAGATCAAGAGACCAACTGTGATACTTTTGACCCCGCATCTGGGTTCCAGGTTTGGACACCCTCCATTTGCTCACCAGGCCCGGTGACTATCAGGACGTTTCCAGGATGCGAACCTGTGACATACACCaccacgccccccaccccaccatctGGTTGCTCCTTCCCCGCAGTCAACACATGGATATCCTTTCTGCGTATCCACGTCCCTCACAAAGTACATTTGACCCAGCCCACCTGTGCTTTCACTCCCAGAGCTAATGGTGAACTATGGGGATTagttctctccccacccctgccctccaggaaagTGCAGGGTCTAaagggcgggggggcgggggtagGAAACTTAACATCCAATCAGAGCTGCTACGTGGCAGCGCTGGAGCCAATCAGGAGAAGCCATACCATGAACCAGCCTTCCCACAGCCTAAAGCCCCCCTGGGCCCATGCCTTGCCCCTCTGCACCGCACTGATAATGCCTGCGGGAGAAGTTTTTACTACATCGGCTGGGAATGCAGAGGGAATGGGGCTCCGGTATGGGATCCCAGAGTGAAAAACCTCAGGTGCCCTCAGGGAGACAGGAATTTGGAGAAAATGCTAGAGGCAAGGCCAAA
This window of the Mesoplodon densirostris isolate mMesDen1 chromosome 3, mMesDen1 primary haplotype, whole genome shotgun sequence genome carries:
- the ICAM5 gene encoding intercellular adhesion molecule 5; translation: MYQRHPRVVAQEPFWADLQPRVALVERGGSLWLNCSTNCPRPERGGLETSLRRNGTQRGLRWLARQLVDIREPETQPVCFFRCARRTLQARPTLWISTPSPSWPLGSKPRRAEPWHFQQPWFPVAERPDRVELVPLPAWQPVGENFTLSCRVPGAGPRGSLTLTLLRGAQELIRRSFSGEPPRARGAVLTATVLARREDHGANFSCRAELDLRPHGLGLFENSSAPRELRTFALPPEPPRLAAPRLLEVGSEGPVSCAMDGLFPASEAEVYLALGDQRLSPDVTLEGDALMATATATASAEQEGARQLVCNVTLGGESRETQENVTVYSFPEPLLTLSEPNAPEGKMVTVTCAAGARALVTLDGIPAAVPGQPAQLQLNATENDDRRGFFCDATLEVDGETLSKNESAELRVLYAPRLDDSDCPRSWTWPEGPEQTLRCEARGNPEPSVHCVRPDGGAVLALGLLGPVTRALAGTYHCTATNVQGQAVKDVTLTVEYAPALDSVGCPERITWLEGTEASLSCVAHGVPPPNVNCVRSGEARVVEGLLRVVREHAGTYRCEATNARGSAAKNVAVTVEYGPSFEEVSCPSNWTWVEGSGRLFSCEVDGKPEPSVECVGSGGTSEGVLLPLAPPDPGPRAPQIPRELAPGTYICNATNQHGSMVKMVTVSAESPPQMDESTCPSHQTWLEGADAAALACSARGRPSPQVHCSREGAPRPQRLRVSRQDAGIYRCLATNAHGTDARIVTVGVEYRPVVAELAASPPGGVRPGGNFTLTCRAEAWPPAQISWRAPPGALNIGLSSNNSTLSVAGAMGSHGGEYECAATNAHGRHTRRITVRVAGPWLWVAVSGAAGGAALLAAGAGLAFYVQSTACKKGEYNVQEAESSGEAVCLNGAGAGAGGGGGAEGATEASGTAEAPAGGEVFAIQLTSA